A genomic region of Polynucleobacter necessarius contains the following coding sequences:
- a CDS encoding DUF192 domain-containing protein, with product MPFMHTHKNFLSKFFAAFLFIGSGLTQAQVNVGLPTAELKTGIYRIQAELADTPKAREVGLMNRTSMPTNSGMLFIFEQKAGHCFWMNNTKIPLSIAFIADDGKIVNIEEMQAETTNNHCPKAAVRYALEMNKQWFSERVIVPGAAVITGLPKK from the coding sequence ATGCCCTTCATGCATACCCATAAAAACTTCCTAAGCAAATTCTTTGCGGCATTTCTTTTCATTGGTTCAGGCCTGACGCAGGCGCAGGTCAATGTTGGCCTGCCTACAGCTGAATTAAAAACAGGCATCTATCGTATTCAGGCTGAGCTGGCTGATACGCCGAAGGCAAGAGAGGTTGGGCTCATGAACCGCACCAGCATGCCGACCAACTCAGGCATGCTATTTATCTTTGAACAAAAAGCTGGTCATTGTTTCTGGATGAACAACACCAAGATTCCACTCTCCATTGCTTTCATAGCTGATGATGGGAAGATTGTGAATATCGAAGAAATGCAAGCAGAAACCACCAACAACCATTGCCCTAAGGCTGCTGTACGTTACGCGCTAGAGATGAACAAGCAATGGTTCTCCGAGCGCGTGATTGTGCCTGGAGCAGCAGTGATTACCGGACTACCGAAAAAGTAA
- a CDS encoding pyrimidine/purine nucleoside phosphorylase, with amino-acid sequence MQFDQVSVGKKANVFFDGKCVSHTVTLPNGVRKSVGVVLPSTLRFDLSTKEIMEVVDGNAFVSINGAPEVEFKAGQSWEVEKGGYFIIRAEQPVHYVCHFE; translated from the coding sequence ATGCAATTTGATCAAGTTTCCGTAGGCAAGAAAGCCAATGTATTTTTTGATGGCAAGTGTGTTTCACATACTGTGACATTACCAAATGGCGTGCGTAAGTCTGTTGGCGTTGTATTACCAAGCACTTTGCGCTTCGATCTTAGTACAAAAGAAATTATGGAAGTGGTCGATGGCAATGCTTTTGTGAGTATTAATGGCGCCCCTGAAGTAGAGTTCAAGGCTGGCCAAAGCTGGGAAGTGGAAAAGGGCGGTTACTTCATTATTCGTGCTGAGCAACCAGTGCATTATGTTTGCCATTTTGAGTAA
- the miaA gene encoding tRNA (adenosine(37)-N6)-dimethylallyltransferase MiaA, which produces MQTEPYIQPMHAPESNPILCIVGPTGAGKTHLAMSLAEHAKSIGLTIELISMDSALVYRGLDIGSAKPTKAEQAAVIHHLIDILEPTEVYSAARFAKDAARLCVEIRTRGNIPVVVGGTMLYWRAWAHGLSSLPPANPEIRARLDEEGKAIGWPAMHEKLSQVDPETAARLKPNDSQRVQRALEVFEITGKPMSELLADSPSEDGREGSAIPPWIHLISLEPSDRKRLHQNLEKRFDEMLAAGFMDDVKKLRANSELHADLPAIRSVGYRQAWEFLNGKINAEDMRYKALAATRQLGKRQLTWLRAIEGRKTFDPFNPEELKAALDFCKKNLTK; this is translated from the coding sequence ATGCAGACTGAACCCTACATTCAGCCTATGCATGCGCCAGAGTCAAATCCCATTCTCTGTATCGTGGGTCCCACCGGCGCAGGCAAAACTCATCTCGCTATGTCTCTGGCTGAGCATGCTAAATCTATTGGTTTAACCATTGAACTCATCAGCATGGATTCGGCACTGGTTTATCGGGGCCTAGATATTGGCAGCGCAAAACCCACAAAGGCTGAACAAGCAGCAGTTATTCATCACCTCATCGATATTTTGGAACCCACTGAAGTCTATTCAGCGGCACGCTTTGCAAAAGACGCGGCTCGCCTCTGCGTAGAAATTAGAACCCGAGGAAATATTCCAGTTGTCGTAGGTGGAACGATGTTGTATTGGCGTGCTTGGGCGCATGGGCTCTCTTCCCTGCCGCCAGCCAATCCCGAAATACGGGCACGCCTAGACGAAGAGGGTAAAGCTATTGGCTGGCCAGCAATGCATGAAAAACTTTCTCAAGTTGATCCAGAGACTGCTGCTCGCTTAAAGCCAAATGATTCTCAACGCGTACAACGCGCCCTTGAGGTTTTTGAAATCACTGGCAAGCCTATGTCAGAACTGTTGGCCGATTCGCCGAGTGAAGACGGACGTGAAGGTTCGGCGATCCCCCCTTGGATTCATCTCATATCTCTCGAACCCAGTGATCGCAAAAGACTTCATCAAAATTTAGAAAAACGTTTTGATGAAATGTTAGCTGCCGGATTTATGGATGATGTTAAAAAGCTGCGCGCTAATTCAGAATTGCATGCAGATCTCCCTGCAATACGCTCAGTAGGCTATCGCCAGGCCTGGGAATTTCTGAATGGGAAAATTAACGCAGAGGATATGCGCTACAAGGCGCTCGCTGCGACAAGACAGCTTGGAAAGCGGCAGCTCACTTGGTTGCGAGCAATTGAGGGAAGAAAAACATTTGACCCCTTCAACCCAGAAGAGTTGAAGGCAGCCCTAGATTTCTGCAAAAAGAACTTAACGAAGTGA
- a CDS encoding SirB1 family protein has protein sequence MPTQQLDYFTSLVAEDEHFPLAEAAIAVAQHAYPDLDVQGVLDQLDQMGNKLKSRITPDTSPVQRLQILKHFFYTELGFGPNPNDFYAPENSYLHYVLENRRGIPISLAILMMELGNQIGLKIRGVSFPNHFMMRISLQQGEVIMDPLTGESLSKTQLQEMLDPYLDAKGYRGELSLPLNIFLRASSSREILSRFLRNLKMIYSEHERWERLLGIQERLVILLPDSIEEVRDRGLIFAQLEYLRSALADMHRYLSELPEAEDASDIREHIATLESQTKLH, from the coding sequence ATGCCAACACAACAACTCGACTATTTCACCTCCCTAGTTGCCGAAGACGAACACTTCCCTTTAGCGGAAGCAGCGATTGCTGTTGCACAACACGCATATCCTGATTTGGATGTACAGGGCGTTTTAGATCAGCTCGATCAAATGGGCAACAAACTCAAGTCACGCATTACCCCAGATACCTCACCCGTTCAGCGCCTGCAAATACTGAAGCATTTCTTTTATACCGAATTGGGCTTTGGTCCCAATCCAAATGATTTTTATGCGCCCGAAAATTCTTACTTACATTACGTACTTGAGAATCGCAGAGGCATTCCAATCTCCTTGGCTATTTTGATGATGGAGTTGGGCAATCAAATTGGTCTCAAGATTCGCGGAGTCTCATTTCCGAACCATTTCATGATGCGCATCTCATTGCAGCAAGGGGAAGTCATCATGGACCCATTAACCGGTGAATCACTCTCGAAGACTCAGCTACAAGAGATGCTTGATCCGTACTTGGATGCTAAAGGTTATCGAGGTGAGCTTAGCCTGCCGCTCAACATCTTCTTGCGTGCCTCTAGCTCAAGAGAAATTCTGTCGCGCTTTTTAAGAAACCTCAAAATGATTTACTCGGAGCATGAGCGCTGGGAGCGCCTACTGGGGATTCAAGAGCGTTTAGTGATCTTGTTGCCAGACTCCATTGAAGAAGTGCGTGATCGTGGGTTGATCTTTGCGCAACTGGAATATTTACGCTCCGCCTTAGCGGATATGCATCGCTATCTGAGCGAACTCCCTGAAGCAGAAGACGCTAGCGACATTCGCGAGCATATTGCTACGCTAGAAAGCCAAACCAAGCTGCACTAA
- a CDS encoding argininosuccinate synthase, whose protein sequence is MSDIKKAVLAYSGGLDTSVILKWLQDTYGCEIVTFTADLGQGEELEPARAKALQFGIKPENIFIDDLREEFVRDFVFPMFRANTIYEGEYLLGTSIARPLIAKRQIEIARLTGADSVSHGATGKGNDQVRFELGYYALEPGIKVIAPWREWDLLSREKLMAYAEKHGIPVEMKHKQGGSPYSMDANLLHISYEGRHLENPNAEAEESMWRWTVSPEKAPDAPEIIEIEFKAGDPVAINGKAYKPHELLAELNRIGGMHGIGRLDLVENRFVGMKSRGCYETPGGTILLKAHRGIESITLDREVAHLKDDLMPRYASLIYNGLWWAPERLALQTLIDHTQQAVNGVVRLKLYKGSVSVISRDSANTLFDQNIATFDDDGGAYNQADAGGFIKLNALRMRIAETARRKRAKK, encoded by the coding sequence ATGTCTGATATTAAAAAAGCAGTCTTAGCGTATTCCGGTGGTCTAGACACTAGCGTGATCTTGAAGTGGCTTCAGGATACATATGGTTGTGAGATCGTGACCTTTACCGCCGACTTGGGTCAGGGTGAAGAGTTGGAACCAGCGCGTGCCAAAGCATTGCAATTTGGTATCAAGCCAGAAAATATTTTTATTGATGATTTGCGCGAAGAATTTGTGCGTGATTTTGTATTTCCAATGTTCCGCGCGAATACGATTTACGAAGGCGAATATTTGTTGGGCACTTCAATTGCGCGCCCTTTGATCGCTAAACGTCAGATTGAGATCGCTCGCTTAACTGGTGCTGATTCTGTATCTCACGGAGCTACAGGCAAAGGTAACGATCAAGTTCGCTTTGAGTTGGGTTACTACGCATTAGAGCCAGGAATCAAAGTGATTGCTCCTTGGCGTGAGTGGGATCTGCTCTCACGTGAGAAGTTGATGGCCTATGCAGAAAAGCATGGCATTCCAGTGGAGATGAAGCATAAGCAAGGTGGCTCACCTTATTCAATGGATGCCAACTTATTGCATATTAGCTATGAGGGACGTCATCTAGAGAATCCTAATGCTGAAGCCGAAGAGTCTATGTGGCGTTGGACAGTTTCTCCAGAGAAGGCTCCAGACGCCCCAGAAATTATTGAGATTGAATTTAAAGCTGGTGATCCAGTAGCAATCAATGGCAAGGCGTATAAGCCACATGAGTTATTGGCTGAGCTCAATCGCATTGGTGGCATGCACGGCATCGGGCGTCTTGACCTGGTGGAAAACCGCTTTGTTGGCATGAAGAGCCGTGGTTGCTATGAAACTCCTGGCGGCACGATTCTGTTGAAGGCGCATCGCGGCATTGAAAGCATTACCTTAGATCGTGAAGTGGCTCACTTGAAGGATGATCTGATGCCACGCTATGCAAGCTTGATTTACAACGGCTTGTGGTGGGCTCCAGAGCGCCTAGCTTTGCAGACTTTGATCGATCACACCCAACAAGCAGTAAATGGTGTTGTGCGCTTAAAGCTCTATAAGGGATCTGTTTCCGTTATTTCACGTGATTCAGCCAATACTTTGTTTGACCAAAATATTGCAACCTTTGACGATGACGGCGGCGCTTATAACCAAGCAGATGCTGGCGGCTTTATTAAGCTCAACGCTTTGCGTATGCGTATTGCTGAGACGGCTAGACGCAAACGCGCCAAGAAGTAA
- the clpA gene encoding ATP-dependent Clp protease ATP-binding subunit ClpA, which translates to MIAQELEVSLHMAFVDARASRHEFITVEHLLAALLDNATAVEVLKACAVNIAELRAQLKNFINDNTPVVPGNDEVDTQPTLGFQRVIQRAIMHVQSTSNGKKEVTGANVLVAIFGEKDSHAVYFLQQQGVTRLDVVNFISHGVRKDQAEHVKPAEASQESEEAASSGKESPLDQYTQNLNTMARQGKIDPLIGRESEVERVIQVLCRRRKNNPLLVGEAGVGKTAIAEGLAWRIVKGDVPDILADATVYSLDMGTLLAGTKYRGDFEQRLKSVLKSLKDHAHGVLFIDEIHTLIGAGAASGGTLDASNLLKPALSNGQLKCIGATTFTEYRGIFEKDAALSRRFQKVDVVEPTVDQTVQILRGLKSRFEGHHSVKYAAGALVAAAELSARYINDRHLPDKAIDVIDEAGAAQRILPKSKQKKTIGRPEIEEIVAKIARIPPQSVTVDDRSKLQTLDRDIKSVVFGQDPAIEALASAIKMTRAGLGKIDRPIGSFLFSGPTGVGKTEVAKQLAYILGIELLRFDMSEYMERHAVSRLIGAPPGYVGFDQGGLLTEAVNKKPHCVLLLDEVEKAHPDIFNILLQVMDHGTLTDNNGRKTDFRNVIIIMTTNAGAEAMQKSTIGFTNARESGDEMADIKKFFTPEFRNRLDAIVSFKALDESIIMRVVDKFLMQLEEQLHEKKVDATFSPALRAHLAKHGFDPLMGARPMQRIIQDTVRKALADELLFGKLAQGGHVDVDIDEDGKVQLNFEAPVLPGKRTKADVAPAEEI; encoded by the coding sequence ATGATTGCCCAAGAACTAGAAGTAAGTTTGCACATGGCGTTTGTTGACGCAAGGGCATCGCGACACGAGTTCATTACGGTTGAGCATTTGCTTGCGGCCTTGCTGGATAACGCGACGGCCGTAGAAGTCTTAAAGGCTTGCGCAGTCAACATCGCAGAGCTACGCGCTCAACTTAAAAATTTCATTAATGACAACACGCCAGTGGTGCCAGGTAATGACGAAGTGGATACGCAACCAACGTTGGGCTTTCAGCGCGTGATTCAACGTGCCATCATGCACGTCCAATCTACATCCAATGGTAAGAAAGAAGTGACCGGTGCAAATGTATTGGTTGCCATCTTTGGCGAAAAAGATTCGCATGCGGTGTACTTCTTGCAGCAACAAGGGGTAACACGTTTAGATGTTGTCAATTTCATCAGCCACGGTGTTCGTAAAGATCAAGCGGAGCATGTCAAGCCTGCTGAGGCTTCTCAGGAGTCAGAAGAAGCTGCATCGTCAGGTAAGGAAAGCCCTTTAGATCAATACACCCAGAACCTTAACACTATGGCTCGTCAGGGCAAGATCGACCCATTAATTGGGCGCGAGAGCGAAGTGGAGCGGGTGATTCAGGTACTTTGCCGTCGCCGCAAAAATAATCCACTGTTGGTAGGTGAGGCTGGCGTTGGTAAGACTGCTATTGCCGAAGGCCTGGCCTGGAGAATTGTGAAGGGCGACGTGCCTGATATCTTGGCCGACGCCACTGTCTATTCATTGGATATGGGCACGCTCTTAGCTGGCACGAAATACCGTGGTGACTTTGAGCAACGTTTAAAGAGTGTTCTCAAGTCTTTAAAAGATCACGCTCATGGCGTTTTATTTATTGATGAGATTCATACTTTGATTGGTGCTGGCGCGGCATCGGGTGGCACTTTAGATGCAAGCAATTTGTTAAAGCCTGCTTTATCCAACGGCCAGCTCAAATGCATCGGTGCAACCACCTTTACTGAATACCGTGGAATCTTTGAGAAGGATGCCGCTTTATCTCGTCGCTTCCAGAAGGTTGATGTTGTTGAGCCAACTGTTGATCAGACAGTGCAAATCTTGCGCGGACTCAAGTCTCGCTTTGAAGGGCACCACAGCGTGAAGTATGCGGCTGGCGCTCTGGTGGCTGCCGCAGAACTTTCTGCTCGTTATATTAATGACCGCCATTTGCCTGATAAGGCAATTGATGTGATTGATGAGGCCGGAGCTGCGCAACGCATCTTGCCTAAGTCTAAGCAGAAGAAAACAATTGGTCGCCCTGAGATTGAAGAGATTGTGGCAAAGATCGCTCGCATACCGCCGCAATCAGTCACCGTGGATGATCGTAGCAAGTTGCAAACTTTAGACCGCGACATTAAGAGTGTGGTCTTTGGTCAAGATCCTGCAATTGAGGCTCTGGCAAGCGCTATCAAGATGACGCGTGCTGGCCTTGGCAAGATTGATAGACCAATTGGCTCATTCTTATTCTCTGGTCCAACAGGCGTTGGTAAGACTGAGGTAGCGAAGCAGCTTGCTTATATTCTGGGTATTGAATTGCTGCGCTTCGATATGTCTGAATACATGGAGCGCCATGCGGTGAGCCGCTTGATTGGTGCGCCTCCGGGATATGTGGGATTTGATCAGGGTGGTTTGCTGACTGAGGCTGTAAATAAGAAGCCGCATTGCGTGCTCTTGCTTGATGAGGTTGAGAAGGCGCATCCAGATATCTTCAATATTTTGTTGCAGGTAATGGATCATGGAACCTTGACGGACAACAACGGTCGCAAGACAGATTTCCGTAACGTGATCATCATCATGACTACAAATGCTGGTGCTGAGGCGATGCAGAAATCGACTATCGGCTTTACCAATGCACGCGAGTCTGGCGATGAGATGGCTGATATTAAGAAATTCTTTACCCCAGAGTTCCGCAATCGCTTGGATGCCATCGTTTCATTCAAGGCGCTGGATGAGTCCATTATCATGCGTGTAGTAGATAAATTTTTGATGCAGCTTGAAGAGCAACTCCATGAGAAGAAAGTGGACGCTACCTTTAGCCCTGCATTGAGAGCGCATCTTGCGAAGCATGGCTTTGACCCATTAATGGGCGCTCGTCCTATGCAACGCATCATTCAGGACACCGTTCGTAAAGCCCTTGCTGATGAGTTGTTGTTTGGTAAATTAGCTCAAGGTGGCCATGTGGATGTTGATATCGATGAGGATGGCAAAGTTCAATTGAACTTTGAGGCTCCGGTATTGCCAGGAAAGCGCACTAAGGCAGACGTAGCGCCGGCCGAAGAAATTTAA
- the argF gene encoding ornithine carbamoyltransferase: MTSLAKPQVPGQVKHYLQFSDLTREEYDYLLKRSAWLKAKFKSYETWHPLHDRTLAMIFEKHSTRTRLSFEAGIHQLGGHAVYLNTRDTQLGRGEPVEDAAQVISRMTDIIMIRTFGQEIIERFAANSRVPVINGLTNEFHPCQVLADIFTYVEVRGPIQGKTVAWVGDANNMAYTWFQAAECLDFQLRFSAPEGYQLDPARLTAKAAKHLTVCVDPKDACKGADLVTTDVWTSMGYEAENASRMNAFQDWMVDEELMSLAKPDALFMHCLPAHRGEEVSAGVIDGPQSIVWEEAENRLHVQKALMEYLLCGRLD, encoded by the coding sequence ATGACATCTCTGGCAAAGCCCCAAGTGCCCGGTCAGGTAAAGCACTACCTGCAGTTTTCTGACCTCACTCGCGAAGAATATGACTACTTGCTGAAAAGATCAGCATGGCTCAAGGCTAAATTTAAGAGCTACGAGACCTGGCATCCTTTGCATGACCGCACTTTGGCAATGATTTTCGAAAAGCACTCCACGCGTACGCGCCTTTCTTTCGAGGCGGGCATACACCAGCTTGGAGGTCATGCGGTATACCTGAACACTCGCGATACTCAGTTAGGTCGTGGCGAGCCTGTAGAGGATGCTGCGCAGGTAATTTCAAGGATGACGGACATCATCATGATCCGCACCTTTGGCCAAGAGATTATTGAGCGTTTTGCAGCCAATTCTCGCGTGCCCGTAATCAACGGCTTAACGAACGAATTTCATCCATGCCAAGTGCTGGCCGACATCTTCACTTATGTGGAGGTTCGTGGCCCAATCCAAGGCAAAACGGTAGCTTGGGTAGGTGATGCCAACAATATGGCTTACACCTGGTTTCAGGCAGCTGAATGTTTAGACTTTCAGTTGCGCTTCTCGGCGCCAGAAGGCTACCAATTGGATCCAGCGCGTTTGACTGCAAAAGCAGCAAAACACTTGACGGTTTGTGTCGACCCTAAAGATGCCTGCAAGGGTGCAGACTTAGTTACGACCGATGTATGGACCAGCATGGGATATGAAGCTGAAAATGCTTCACGCATGAATGCGTTCCAAGATTGGATGGTCGATGAGGAGTTGATGTCTTTGGCTAAGCCGGATGCGTTATTTATGCATTGCTTGCCAGCCCACCGCGGCGAAGAGGTTTCCGCTGGCGTGATTGATGGCCCACAAAGCATTGTGTGGGAAGAGGCAGAAAATCGTTTGCACGTCCAGAAGGCTTTGATGGAGTATTTACTTTGCGGTCGTTTGGATTGA
- a CDS encoding cold-shock protein: protein MATGIVKWFNDAKGFGFIKPDNGEEELFAHFSAITMPGFKTLKENQKVTFDITQDPKGKQATNIQAA from the coding sequence ATGGCGACCGGAATTGTTAAGTGGTTCAATGATGCAAAAGGTTTTGGCTTTATCAAACCTGATAATGGTGAAGAAGAGTTGTTCGCGCATTTCAGCGCAATTACTATGCCTGGGTTCAAAACTCTTAAGGAAAACCAAAAGGTAACGTTTGACATTACCCAAGATCCTAAAGGCAAGCAAGCTACCAATATCCAAGCGGCTTAA
- a CDS encoding VTT domain-containing protein: MDTLLQISDLLLHIDKHLDVVISQYGPWAYGLLFAIVFAETGLVVAPFLPGDSLLFIAGAYCATEHFNIWTLCIGLLVAAVAGNTVNYFIGRWIGKRVFSSTSRWIDQGALLKTHAFYEKHGGKTIILARFLPIIRTFAPFIAGVSEMNFSRFQFFNIAGAALWVFGLVIAGYFFGNIPIIRQNLNVIVLVGIGAAAVPAVFAAAYKIFQRKKN; the protein is encoded by the coding sequence ATGGATACCCTTTTGCAAATAAGTGATTTATTGCTACATATTGATAAACATCTCGATGTGGTGATCTCACAATACGGACCTTGGGCCTATGGCTTGCTATTTGCAATTGTTTTTGCAGAAACTGGCCTGGTCGTAGCCCCATTCTTGCCGGGCGACTCTCTTTTATTTATTGCTGGAGCGTATTGCGCTACTGAGCATTTCAATATCTGGACTTTATGCATTGGTTTGTTGGTTGCCGCGGTCGCAGGCAATACTGTGAACTATTTCATTGGCCGCTGGATTGGCAAACGCGTCTTTAGCAGTACATCTCGTTGGATTGATCAAGGCGCCTTATTAAAAACCCATGCCTTTTATGAAAAGCATGGCGGCAAGACCATTATTCTTGCGCGCTTTCTGCCAATTATTCGCACCTTCGCGCCCTTTATTGCTGGCGTGTCGGAGATGAACTTCTCCCGTTTTCAATTCTTTAATATCGCTGGCGCTGCTCTTTGGGTGTTCGGATTGGTCATTGCCGGCTACTTCTTCGGCAATATTCCAATCATTCGTCAGAATTTAAATGTGATCGTATTGGTTGGGATTGGCGCTGCTGCCGTTCCTGCTGTTTTTGCAGCCGCCTATAAAATTTTTCAGCGCAAGAAAAACTAA
- the rpsT gene encoding 30S ribosomal protein S20 → MANTAQARKRARQAVKQNEHNSSLRSKLRTSIKAVRKAIETGDKAAAAKVFTAAQATIDKIADKKIAHKNTAARQKSRLSAAIKAMAA, encoded by the coding sequence ATGGCCAATACAGCACAAGCGCGCAAGCGCGCACGCCAGGCAGTAAAACAAAACGAACACAATTCCAGTTTGCGTTCAAAGCTTCGCACTTCCATCAAGGCAGTTCGTAAAGCAATCGAAACTGGTGACAAAGCTGCTGCTGCAAAAGTATTTACAGCCGCTCAAGCAACAATCGACAAGATTGCTGACAAAAAGATTGCACACAAGAACACTGCAGCTCGTCAGAAGTCACGTTTGTCTGCAGCTATCAAGGCGATGGCAGCGTAA
- the murJ gene encoding murein biosynthesis integral membrane protein MurJ has product MNLLSAAAKVSSLTMLSRITGLLRETLIARSFGASEWTDAFNVAFRLPNLLRRLFAEGAFSQAFVPILGEISTKGDQKQAQILVNAVATLLFWALLLTVLAGVIGAPLLILAIATGFSGGPAYEASVVMTRIMFPYIGLISMVSLSAGILNTFQRFAIPAFTPVLLNLALITSAPFLAPHLDQPIYALSSGVLVGGVLQLVIQIPALSRLGLLPRIGLLPGAIKSAIVNPEARRVLKLMGPAVFAVSIAQISLIINTNIASRLQAGSVSWLSYADRLMEFPTALLGVALGTVLLPSLSKANAKNDLVHAGELLIWGLQLTFLLAAPCALALFIFGEPLAAVLYHYGKFNALDVLMTQRALAAYGVGLIGLILVKILAPGFYSRQDIRTPVKIGLFVLVATQLANLVFVPWLGHAGLALSVGTGACLNAALLWVGLHKRGALPSSAWLKYLGQLLFALIPFSAVLIYAAGAHNWIALQAEPWLRIGLLAAWLGIAAIVYFGSLGLVGIRWQKFLRHAKLPICQHNNSTISPP; this is encoded by the coding sequence ATGAATCTGCTTTCTGCCGCCGCCAAGGTTAGCTCCCTGACCATGCTGTCCCGCATTACGGGGTTGCTTCGGGAGACCCTCATAGCCCGTAGTTTCGGGGCTTCCGAGTGGACGGACGCCTTTAATGTGGCTTTTAGGCTACCCAATTTACTGCGTCGATTATTTGCGGAAGGGGCCTTTTCCCAGGCTTTTGTACCGATTTTGGGGGAAATTTCCACCAAAGGGGATCAAAAACAGGCTCAAATCCTCGTAAATGCGGTCGCTACGCTCTTATTTTGGGCTTTGCTCCTCACGGTATTGGCAGGGGTTATTGGCGCCCCCTTGCTGATTTTGGCCATTGCCACAGGATTTAGCGGTGGGCCGGCCTATGAGGCCAGCGTTGTGATGACCCGCATTATGTTTCCCTATATCGGCCTGATTTCCATGGTTTCGCTATCCGCCGGCATTTTGAATACCTTCCAGCGTTTTGCCATTCCGGCCTTTACGCCGGTTTTGCTGAATTTAGCCCTCATCACCAGCGCCCCTTTCTTAGCGCCGCACTTGGATCAGCCAATTTACGCCCTCAGTAGCGGTGTTTTAGTTGGCGGCGTTTTGCAACTCGTCATTCAAATTCCAGCACTGTCTCGCTTAGGACTTTTGCCTCGTATTGGTTTATTACCCGGCGCAATCAAAAGCGCCATCGTCAATCCGGAAGCCAGACGCGTTTTAAAGTTGATGGGTCCTGCTGTATTTGCAGTTTCCATTGCCCAAATTTCATTAATCATTAATACAAACATTGCATCACGCTTGCAAGCAGGTAGCGTGTCTTGGCTTTCATACGCTGATCGCCTCATGGAATTTCCGACTGCATTACTTGGCGTTGCCTTAGGCACCGTGCTCTTGCCAAGCCTTAGCAAGGCCAATGCCAAGAATGACTTAGTGCACGCCGGTGAATTACTCATCTGGGGTTTACAGCTGACATTCTTATTAGCTGCGCCCTGTGCACTTGCGCTCTTTATTTTTGGCGAGCCACTAGCAGCCGTGCTGTACCACTACGGCAAATTCAACGCACTGGATGTACTGATGACACAACGTGCATTGGCCGCTTATGGCGTTGGCCTAATTGGATTAATTTTGGTAAAGATTTTGGCTCCAGGGTTTTATTCACGCCAAGATATTCGCACCCCAGTAAAAATTGGCTTATTCGTTTTAGTAGCCACTCAATTAGCCAACCTTGTTTTTGTTCCATGGCTTGGTCATGCCGGCCTGGCCTTATCAGTTGGCACTGGCGCATGCCTTAATGCCGCCCTTCTCTGGGTTGGCCTTCATAAGCGCGGCGCCCTGCCGAGCTCTGCTTGGCTCAAATACCTTGGGCAACTACTCTTTGCATTAATCCCTTTTTCTGCTGTCCTCATTTACGCAGCAGGCGCCCATAACTGGATTGCTTTACAAGCGGAGCCATGGCTACGTATTGGCTTATTAGCCGCATGGTTAGGCATTGCTGCAATTGTGTACTTTGGTTCCCTGGGTTTAGTGGGAATTCGCTGGCAAAAATTCTTGCGTCATGCAAAATTGCCCATATGCCAACACAACAACTCGACTATTTCACCTCCCTAG
- the clpS gene encoding ATP-dependent Clp protease adapter ClpS, whose protein sequence is MFLMSRAPKNPTTGIPGNPHVEDTILLEKQVEQVKAPSMYKVLLLNDDYTPMEFVVMVIQEYFNKDHETATRIMLQVHLVGKGVCGVFTRDVAATKVHQVIELSHEAGHPLQCTMEEA, encoded by the coding sequence ATGTTTCTCATGAGTCGCGCACCAAAAAATCCCACTACTGGCATCCCAGGAAATCCTCACGTTGAGGACACCATTCTTCTCGAAAAGCAGGTCGAGCAAGTAAAGGCACCTTCAATGTATAAAGTTTTACTATTGAATGACGATTACACGCCAATGGAATTTGTGGTGATGGTGATTCAGGAGTATTTTAATAAAGATCATGAAACAGCTACACGCATCATGTTGCAAGTTCATTTAGTCGGCAAAGGTGTCTGCGGAGTATTTACTCGCGATGTCGCTGCCACGAAAGTGCATCAAGTTATCGAACTCTCCCATGAAGCGGGTCACCCACTACAGTGCACTATGGAGGAAGCATGA